CGCCCGATTGCGAGATGACTATTGCGAGATCGCCTCGGCGCAAAGGCGCCTCCCTGTAGCGGAATTCAGAGGCTACATCGACGTCGCAAGGCAAACGCGCGAGCCTCTCGAACCAGTATTTGGCGATGTGCCCAGCGTAGCTAGCCGTGCCGCACGCAGTAATTGAAATGCGCTGAATGCAATTAAAGTCGAAGGGCAACGCGAGCGGCAGGGCGACGCGTTTGGCCGCAACATCGAGATAATGCGCCAATGTCTTGCCGGCCACTGTCGGCTGCTCGTGAATTTCTTTGGCCATGAAGTGGCGGTAATTCGCTTTGTCCACAAGGAGCGCTGATACGCCAGATTTTGATGTTTCCCGCTGGACGATAGAGCCGTCTGCACCATAAATCACGCACGTTGCGCGCGTAAGCACGGCCCAGTCGCCGTCTTCAAGGTAGGTGACGGTGTCGGTCAAAGGTGCGAGCGCAATTGCGTCCGAGCCTAGATACACTTCGCCGCGACCATGTCCGATCGCGAGCGGCGAGCCCTTGCAAGCACCGATCAAAAGATCGTCGTTCGCTTTGAAAAGGAATGCCAACGCGAAGGCACCACGCAGTCGCGGCAGTGACGCCTGTACCGCATCCTGCGGCGAGTAGCCATTCTTGAGATAGGAATCGACGAGATGCGCCACTACCTCGGTGTCCGTCTCCGAGTTAAAGCCGGCTCCATTCCGCTCCAACTCGGCTCGCAGCTCGCGGAAATTCTCAATGATCCCGTTATGAACGACCGCGACATTCTCCGTCGCATGCGGATGAGCATTGCTTTCGGTCGGCTTTCCATGAGTCGCCCAGCGGGTGTGACCGATGCCAGCATGCCCCGACGGCGGACAATAGCGCAGCTGCTCCTCAAGGTTCCTCAGCTTACCTTCGGCGCGGCGGCGCTCGATCCGGACTCCTTCGAGAGTTGCGAGGCCCGCGGAATCGTAGCCACGATATTCCAATCGCCTGAGCGACGCGACCAACTTATCAACGACCGGACCACGGCCCAAAATGCCAACAATTCCACACATATCAATCCATGCAGCCCAGCTTCAAGAAGTCTGACGTTCCTCCAACAGGAGCACCGTCGCAAACTTCGTTTGCCCAAAGGTAACAGGTTTAGGTTCGGGATTTTCAGCGGGCGCCGTTATCACCGCCGCATTCTCTGGCCTCATTTAGATCTCCCGGCCATCATCGCTTCGCCCAGCTAGATTCCGCTTTTGGCTGGCCGATCGAAGAAACACTGCGATGCCATCGCCATTGGCGTGACTGCCTGAAGCAGAATCAGATGCGCTAGTGCGCCTGCACGGCGCATCCAAGTCCGCCCAAACAGGCTCGCTCGACGGCCTCACTAACTGTCGCCGGCGCAACAAGCCGCTGCCAAGATGTATCAAATAGTCTCGCTCCATAGATTGAGGGCATTCGAACAGAACGGAAAGCCAATTATCCTACGGTGAAGCAGGTTATCTTGCTTGGCTCACTCTCACCGAGGAGCCATTTCAGGACGCAGTTTGTGTTCTCAGAAGAAGCGAGAAGCGATGCCAGCTTGCCGGGCACGGTCAATATGGCAACAACTGAGTCCTCGCGTCTCACTAATCATTCTCCCGGGCGAGTGACGCTTCGTCTGGGCTTCGCTCCATTTCAGACAGAAAGATGAGATCTGCCCACGTTCCGCATAGTCCCTGCTCATCTCTTTGCGCAGCTGCTCCCGACTTGCTGGAAACACACTTGCGATGAGGGTTTAAGAGACTTTTCATGATTGGACAGAGGCAACTTATGCCCGGTCAAGTTAGAGGACTGGCATCAAAGCTCCATTGTACGAACGTAAGATTTCGATATCGAAACGTTACAAAGTCTATACCAACGTTTGCCTTTCTTTCTCATTCTGTTTTGCATCAGGCCGTCCATTGCCTACCCGCAATTAGCAAAGCGGCGCTGATTATGAGCCGCGAAGGCTGCGTCTTCTAGTCGGAAGTCTCACCACGTCACTCTTCCGCGCCATGAGGGACCAAACGGAAAACATACCTGCGCGCGTGGAAAGATAAGGACCCCAGAAATATCGCGAGGAGGCAAAGCGCCCCCGAGCGCGTCTAACAGGGCCTACCATCCATCCCGCCTGCTTGGGATCGTCGCCGTTGCGAGGGTTCGCTCGACTTTCATCTTTGAAGCTCATGCGCCGGCATCATTCAGTCCACCTAAATCAATGTATATGGTGTGTTTTCCTGAGTCCGGTGTATGACTTGGCTTGCCGAGCGTATCCTTTAATTGCGATGGAGCGCGCATCCGCATATCGATCTTTTCGAGAAGCGGCTTCGCAATGATTTCTCAGAGTGCAGCTCTTTCCGGTGCAACTAAGGAAGACCATGACGGTTCGCAACTCAAAGGGGCGTGTCGCTCTCATCACCGGCGTGACCGGTCAGGACGGCGCCTATCTCGCCGAATATTTGCTGTCGCTCGGCTATGTCGTGCACGGCATCAAGCGGCGCTCGTCCTCGTTCAACACCGCGCGCGTCGATCACCTCTATCAGGACCCGCATGTCGGCAACGTTCCGTTCCTGATGCACTATGGCGACATGACGGATTCGACCAATCTGATCCGCCTGGTGCAGCAGATCCGGCCGACCGAGATCTACAATCTCGCAGCTCAAAGCCACGTCGCCGTCAGCTTCGAGAGCCCGGAATACACCGCCAATGCCGACGCCATCGGCGTGCTGCGCCTGTTGGAAGCGATCCGCATCCTCGGCATGGAGAAGGAGACGCGGTTCTACCAGGCCTCGACCTCCGAGCTCTACGGCCTGGTGCAGGAGATCCCGCAGAAGGAGACGACGCCGTTCTATCCGCGCTCGCCCTACGGCGTTGCCAAGCTCTACGGCTACTGGATCACGGTGAACTACCGCGAAGCCTACGGCATGTTCGCGTCGAACGGCATCCTGTTCAACCATGAGAGCCCGATCCGCGGCGAGACCTTCGTGACCCGCAAGATCACCCGCGGCGTCGCGCGTATCGAGGTCGGGCTGGAACAGACGCTCTATCTCGGCAATCTCGAAGCCAAGCGCGACTGGGGCCATGCCAGGGACTATGTCGAGGGCATGCACAAGATCCTGCAGGCCGACAAACCCGACGACTTCGTGCTCGCCACCGGCGAGATGCGCTCGGTGCGCGAGATGGTCGAGCTGTCCTTTGCCCATGTCGGCCGTCGCATCGCCTGGCGCGGCAAGGGCGTCGAGGAGACCGGCGTCGACGAGACGAGCGGCAAGATTGTGGTGAAGATCGATCCGACCTATTTCCGTCCGACCGAGGTCGATCTTCTCGTCGGCGACGCCAGCAAGGCGCGCGAGGTGCTCGGCTGGACGCCGAAGCGCAGCTTTGCCCAGCTCGTCGAGGAGATGATGACGAGCGATCTGGCGGAGACAAAACGGGATGCGGCCAGTGGCAAACGCACCGTTTGAGCTGAGGGGCAAGAGCGTCTACGTCGCCGGCCATCGCGGCATGGTCGGAGCCGCGCTGGTGCGCCGGCTGGCACGGGAGGAGGTGCGGCTCGTCACGGTCGACCGGCGCGAGGTCGATCTCTGCAACCAGGCCGCCGTGTTCGACTGGTTCGCCAGGACGCGGCCGCAAGTGATCTTCCTCGCCGCGGCCAAGGTCGGCGGCATCGTCGCCAACAACACGCTGCGCGCCGAGTTCATCTACGACAACATCGCGATTGCGGCGAACGTGATCCAGGCCGCGCATCAGAACGGCGCCGAGAAGCTAATGTTTCTGGGCTCGTCCTGCATCTATCCGAAGCTGGCGCCGCAGCCGCTGCGCGAGGATTCCGTGCTCACCGGTCCGCTGGAGCCGACCAACGAGCCCTATGCGATCGCCAAGATCGCCGGCATCAAGATGGCGGAGGCCTATCGCAGCCAGTATGGCAGCGACTTCATCAGCGTGATGCCGACCAATCTGTACGGCCCCGGCGACAATTATCACCCCGAGCTGAGCCACGTCGTCGCCGCGCTGATCCGCCGCTTCCACGAGGCGAAGGTTTCGGGAGCGAAGCGCGTCATCGTGTGGGGCACCGGCACGCCCCGGCGCGAGTTCCTCTATGTCGACGACATGGCGGATGCCTGCGTGCACCTGATGAAGACCTATTCGTCGCCGGAACCGGTCAATATCGGCACCGGCGAGTACATCACCATCGCCGATTTAGCACTGATGGTCGCGGCCGCCGTCGGCTTTCGCGGTGAAATCAGCTTGGATACGTCGCGCCCGGACGGAACGCCGCGCAAGCTGCTGGATGTTAGTCGGCTGTCCAGACTCGGCTGGCGAGCCACCACCTCGCTCACGGAAGGCATTCAGCTGGCATACCGGGTGTTTTGCGCTGAGAGAGACGGACGGCTCCAGAGTGATCTGCTCGTTCTCGACAAGGCAGCCTGCATCACCGGCTAGATCATATCGAGCAATGTTCCGAAGGGGCTGAGCCTTGCGATGATCTGTCAGCCCTCCTTTTTGATCAAGAGAGCACCGATTCTCCTTTGGTCGAGCTTGGGCGTCAGGTCTCCGTGAATACCCGGCGCCGCTTTAACCTGGGGCGGCAGCAGCGGATCTCCGACTGTTAACCGCCGAAAAGATGCGCCCAGTTTGGCACCAAGCACGCGAAGTTCTCGATGTGTAAAGAACCGTGAAGTGGTCCTAAGCTCCTTCGCGCGTCACACTAGCAAACCTAGATGATTTGATGGTCATGCTTTGTTACCTCGGCATCAGCAGCGCTGGTGAAGTCGCGCTCGGCGAGGTTCGCGCGGACGACACCCCCATTACCACGGTGATCGGACGCGATCGCGACATAGACCGCCGGGAGCACGAATAGCGTGATCAGCGTGCCCGCAGACATGCCAGCGGCGAGAACGAGTCCGATCGAGAACCGGCTCGCGGCGCCAGCTCCGGTTGCCGTCAACAAGGGTATGAAGCCCGTGACCATTGCCGCCGTGGTCATTAAGATTGGGCGCAGTCGGACACGCGCCGCCATCTCTATAGCCGAGCGACGGTCAAATCTCTCCTTGAACTGCAGCTCATTGGCGAACTCAACCATTAGGATGCCGTGCTTTGAAATCAACCCGACCAGTGTCAACAGTCCAACCTGGGTGTAGATGTTCATGGTCGCCCAGCCGAGGAACGGCGGAATCAAGGCGCCGACCATTGCCATCGGCACGCTGATCATGATGATGAGCGGATCGCGCAGACTTTCGAACTGCGCCGAAAGCACTAAGAATATGATGATGAGGGCAAATGCAAAGGTAATCGCCAATTGATTACCCTCGTGCACGTACTGGCGGGCGTCGGCCAGGAAGTCGTAACTGAAGCCTGGGGGCAGTTTCTTCGCCTCGGCTTCTAGGAAATCCACGGCCTGTTCGATCGTGACGCCGGGCATCGGCACGGCCTGAAAGGTCGCGCAGTTGAGCTGGTTGTAGTGGGTGAGCGCATTCGGATCGGTCGCAGTCTCGGTGGAGACTACGGTAGACAGCGGAAGCATCGATCCCGTCGCAGTCTTCACATAATAGCTTCCGATTGATTGCGGCACTAGCCGTTCCTCTCGCGGCACCTGCGGGATCACCTCGTAGGAGCGGCCCTGCAGATTGAAGCGGTTGACGTAATTTCCCCCAAGTAAGGTGGCGAGCGCGTTACCGACGATCTGCATGGTGATGCCAAGCTCGTTAGCCTTCGATCGATCAACCTTGATTCGTACCACCGGCTGGTTGAACTCGAGGTCGGAGTCGCTCACCATGAAGAGGCCGCTCTTCTGCGCGGCATCCTTCAACTTTGACATCTGCTCGTGGATGGATTGAAAGCCAAGAGTCGAATTGATCACCATCTGGACTGGTAGGCCACCAGAACCGCCCGGCAGCGGAGGCAAGCTAAAGGCAAACGCGTTGATGCCTTCGATTTTGGATAGCTCGGCCTGAACAAGCGACTTTAGTACAATCGATGATCGCTTGCGTTCGTCCCAAGGCTTGAGCAACATGCCGGCCATGCCACTCTGCTGGCCGCCAATGCCATTGAACACGAAGCTCAAGTCAGTCTCTGGAACTTTTTTCAACGCGCTTTCAAGCTTGGTGCCATAATAGTCGAGGTAGTCGATATTGGCGTATTTCGGCGCCTTAGTTAGCGCGAATATGATACCTTGATCCTCCTCCGGCGCTAGTTCCTTGGAAATATGCATATAGAGAAAGCCGACAAGTCCCAACATGGTCAGCGCAAATAGGCCGGTAATTGGGCGATAGTCGAGCGAACGGTCGAGCTTGCGGCCGTACCATCGTGTTACGGCACTGAACCCGCGGTTCACAAGCCTTGCAAATCGTCCCCCCTTGGCGCGCCTCAGGAAGAGAGAGCACATCATGGGCGACAGCGTCAAAGCGACCACACCGGACACGATCACCGCTCCTGCCAGCGTGAACGCGAATTCGCGGAACAGGCCACCGGTGAGGCCGCCAAGGAATCCGATCGGGGCATATACCGCAGCCAAGGTAATCGTCATGGAGATAACCGGACCGACGATCTCGCGCGCGCCCCTTGTAGCAGCCTGTAGCGGAGCCGCTCCTTCTTCTAAATGGCGATGAATATTCTCCACCACCACGATTGCGTCGTCGACCACGAGGCCGATCGCGAGAACCATCGCAAGGAGCGTCAGGAGGTTGAATGAGAACCCCAGCGCCAGCATCATGCTGCAGACACCAACGAGAGACAACGGAATAGTAACCACAGGAATGATGACGGACCGCAGCGAGGCCAGGAAAAGAAAGATCACGACGACCACAACCACGACGGCCTCAATGAGCGTCTTCTTCACTTCGTCGATCGATGATTGAATAAACTTGGATGAGTCGTAGGCCACTTTCATCTTCAGCGGCGGCGGCAGGTTACGCTCCATTTCAGGAAACAGCGCCCGAACGCCTCGCACTATGTTTAGCGGATTGCCTTCCGGGCTCGCTTGCACGCCGACAAAGACCGCGTGGTCGCCGTTCATCGTGACGGTAGTGTCCGTCATCTGCGCGGCAAGTTCGACTACCGCAATGTCTTCCATGCGCACAAAGCCACCGTCATTCGCCTTGACAATCATACGCTTGAAATCGTCAACACTCCGCAAATCCGTATTTGCTGTGACATCGGAGATAGTGAAATAGCCCTTGGTCTGGCCTGCCGCAGCCTGGAAGTTGTTAGCTGCGATTGCAGCCGAAACTTCAGCCGGCGATATGCCATGCCCAGCCATTTTCGCAGGGTCTAGCCATAGCCGCATCGCAAAACTCTGGCCGCCTAGGATGTCAGCCGCTGAAACGCCGTCGACGGTTGAGATAACCGGTTGCACGACGCGCGTGAGGTAGTCGGTGATCGCACTGGCCGCTAGCTCATCGCTGGAGAAAGCGATATACATGACAGCATTCGTCTGACCGCTCGACTTCGTGACGACTGGATCGTTTGATTCCTTCGGGATCAGGTATTTGACTGAGTTGACCTTGGAGAGCACCTCCGTGAGCGCTTCGTTTGGATTGAAGTTCAGCTTGATGTAAACTTGAATAGTCGAGACACCAAGCATAGACGAGGAACTGATGTAGTCGACGCCTTCGGCGGACGCGACTGCTTGCTCCAGGGGAGTGGTGATGAACCCCTGGATCATGTCGGCCGAGGCGCCAGGATAGGCAGTCGTGATATTGATGACCGTATTGGTTAGCTTCGGATATTGCCGGATCGGCAGTAGGACCGCGGCGCGCAAGCCGATCAGCAAGATCAGGAAACTCACGACGATTGACAATACCGGACGTTTGATGAAAAGCGCGGTAAATGTCATGTCAACTCGTATTCGGGATTGGGATGTAAATCTGCCACCAACTTTAAGGCAATGGTCAGCAATGCGGCGACTGTGCTAGAGCCCCCGCTGTAGAGCTCGTGCCCTTTTTGCGTTTATCGGCGAAAGGCCCGACAAGAATAGTTGATTAGAACGCAACGACTTCTAGCCGGGCATTAGTTCAGGCTTCGCACTTCGACATCGGAATTACAAACGACCTGACCGGTACTCAACTCTACAAAGGTAAGTGAGTGATATAGCATCGGCTGCAAAGCACTATACCAAGGTTTATCGAGTTCGCCGCTGATCACCGTCGCAAGACTTGCGGAGTTGCTAAACACAAATTCTTAGCCCCGCATATTCAGTGCGCGCCCGCTATCGCTTCGCTAACTCGCCGAACAAAGCCGTCTCGGGGCTTGCCCTCTGCTGCCAGTTCGATATGCCTCTCGGAACAGTGCTTTGAGCGTTTCTGTCAGCTCAATAAGCTGCGCTCTGGCTTGTCCACGCCTTGCGCTACCGAGTTGGCAACGCCAATACCACTTTGTCGATCCGACGCGTTGAGCCAACGTAGGCGGCCGTACATAGCGCCGCGGGGAGTCGCAGTGGACTATCGGCGGTTTTGGGCGTGTCACCGTCGATAAGTCAAGATACTGCAATGTGTCAACCGCCTCCAAATGCCTTGGCAGCCGCAATCAGCTTTTGTACGTTGCACTCTCCAGACCGAAAATCATCGAGCGCCGCGGGCAGCCCCTGGTTGATTGCAAGGGCCTGCTGCGCGCTTCCTAGCTGAGATAGCGATTGCGACTACTCATGGCGGGCCCATCCTTTTCACGAACCGTCGGTACGGTGACGATCTCGATCGGGACATTGAGATCAACCACCATGCGACGCACGACTACGCATTAATGAACATCCTTCTGGCCAAAAAAGCGACGTGGGGCTGCACCATGTTGAACAACTTGCAGACGACAGTCGCCACACCGCGAAAATGTTCGGGCCTGAAAGCGCCGCATAGAGGTTTCGCGAGGTCGCCAGGTCCAACAAAGGTTTCGAAATTGCTCGGATAGACTTCCTGTGCATCGGGCGCGAAGAGGATCGCAACACCAGATCCCGGCACAGTTCTTCATCGCGCAAGAAGTCGCGCAGATAGGTGCTGAGATCTTCATTTGCTCCGAACTGAGTGGGGTTAACGAAGATGCTGACGACGGTCACATCGCATTTTGCTTGGCTCGCTGCGATCAGCGCCAGGTGGCCATCGTGGAGATAGCCCACCGTCGGCACAATCCGGCCCTTTGATTGGCACTGCGGGATTTTGCGAGAGTGCGGCGAAGTTCAGCGACGCTCGTGATAATTTGAGGTGGATGGCGCCCAGTTGGCAATTGCCTCCCCAACGCCTTCGGGAAGCCGATAGGACTCTTGCGGGCCGGGGAACGCGCCACGGCGGACATCCGCTGCCCCGCGCGAAAGCGCATCATGGAACTGCTGAAAGCCTTCCGTATAGGCGGGAACGAATTTGGGGCGATGACCTTCGGTTTGGCCCAGCACGTCATGAAACAGAGCACCTGCTCTGAACAGTCTGGGCCCGAGCCGATTCCGATCGTCGGTATTGTCAAGGAATCGCTTACTCGAGCAGTAAGCTCAGCCGGAGTGCCCTCCAATACCAAAGCGAAACAGCTGGCCTCCTGCAGACGATGAGCATCATCGAGCAAACGCAGCGCTTCATCCACTTTGCGGCCCTGCACTTTGAAGCCGCCCATGACATTAACGCTCTGCGGAATAAGACCGAGATGACCCATCACGGGAATCTCGCAATCGACAATGGCACGCACCATCTCGATTCTTTTGCCACCGCCCTCGAGTCTCGCCGCAGCTGCTCCTCGCTGCAGAAATCCGCCAGCATTTCGTATGGTCTCCTCAACGCTGACGTGGAAGCTAAGAAAGGACATATCGGCGACGAGCAAGGCACGCGGTTTGCTGCGTACGGCGGCTTCGAGGTGATGGTTCATCATCGCAACACTTACTGGAGGCGTGTTTTCGAATCCAAGGCAGACGTTACCCCCGCTGTCACCGACGAGACTGATATCGATGGAAGGATCCGGGATAGGCGCCGCAACCGCGTCGTAGGCAGTCGTCATGACTAGACGCCGGCCGTCCTGCTTCCACCGCTGCAGGAGGGGAATTGTGATGCGGTCGACCGGTTGCTCCGAAACGCGACTCATTTGAACTCAGTTCGATTTTTAGCTGCGAACTGACAAAGCTTTGAACTTCAACCAACTCGCCGCCTATTGCAAAGTTATAGCGATCCCCAGCGCTCGAGTTGATCGAGTATCCCACGCGATCAGCAGTCTGGTTGCTACAATTCTTCAGCGTCAATCCGCTCTTCGTCGCTGTCCAAGAAGGACAAAGGGCAAAAAGTGAGTTGCGTATGGGCTTGGTGGATCCGCGCACCAGCGCCGTTGAGAACACACCATCGCGAGGCACGTGCGCGAGAATGACATAGGTCGAAGTCGCCCATAGGAGTTCTTGTTCCATATCTCCACAAGCCCATCGGTGGAATGGCCACTTCGAAATAAGGATGTGGATCGAGGGTACCCGCTGACGCACGAGCTGCGTACGGCGCGCAACTTGCCGTCGCAGGGCCATAGTGCGCTGATCGGGTACCCAGACCTCCGGAAGAAATCCGGTGGCGTACAACTTCGCGAGCACGGCGGCATCAATCGCATCCGTCTTGATCTTTGCGTACGCGATCAACCGCACCTGCTTCGGGTTGGCGATGACAACACGGTCGACATACGGCGCCAGAACTTCGACAACGGCCGCGGCATTGCCAGTCGCCTCGACGACCACGTGATCATCATGGGTGAGTTCCTTCCTGGCGAAAGCCTCCAAGCTGTCACGAGTCATGGGAATGCGGCCGAGCTTCGTTAGATGTCGCTCGAGCAGCGCCACGGCCTCGGCCGCCACGCGATGGATGTCCATGCCAATGATGCGCATCTCTCCCTCCATGGTCAGTGCGAAAGGGAGCTGCGGGCAACACGACAATTACGGATCCGCGCTCGCAGCGCATCCGGGCTAGTCGCAGGGGCGGCCAGATAACGACCTCGAACTCGCAGTTCATGTCAGTGCGACGGCCTGCCCGCACTTGCGTGCTCCCGGTGCCCCGAGGCCCGGATCGGTCTACGCTAATGGGCTAGATCGAGTCTGGAAACACGGGACACCGGCTACATCATGCCGGATAACGCGTTCATCGAGGCTTTCAACGGCCGCTTCCGGGCCGAATGCCTCAACACCCACTGGTTCCTCAGCCTTGCGGACGCCCAGCAAAAAGTGGAGACTTGGCGCAGATACTACAACGAAGAGCGGCCCCATGGCGCGATCGGCAATCGACCGCCGATTTTGCTGCAAAACCACGTCGGCGCATCCAGCCCGCCAACGTGATCACGGCGAAAAACTCTAGTTCTGGATGGTCCAAAGTTCGGTCTCGCTGCATAACCCCGGGAAATTCCAGCAATGGCTGGCCTAGTTTCCGGGAGCACTTCAGCGGCAAGCAGCCATCGACGTGTGGTGTGGGTCATTCTGGGGTGAGGCGTTCAGAACTACTGACGGCTCGGGACAATCCTATAGCCGACACAATCACCGCGAGTAAGCCCCGCAGCGGTCTCCCGCCGGCGCAGACAGATCTCCCGACTTTCCGGTCCCGATTTTTTAGCGACCTAGAATCGCCGCGCAACGATTTCACGCATTTCCCACATAACGTGAAGGAAAACTTCATGAAACGCATCATATGCGCATTTTTTGCCGCGCTGATGCTCCTTGTCGCCGATTTGGCACATGCCGCAGCAAGTATCCGGGCGGCATTCCAATTATGGTTGATGATACTGATCCCGGTAGATGGCAGTCGCGATGATAATCAGCGCAGGAGGGCCTTCGTGCGCTGTCTTTCTGCGCCGCTTCTTCCGCGTTAAACGGGACCGTCATCTTTCTTGGATATTCGCGCTGGCCAATCTCGTGCAGCTCGCGGCCAACAGCCCAACTAAAGAGATTTGCACATGAGGTTTCACGGCGCTCATAGGTCTCCTGGCGTCTACCACGCTTGCCGTTGCATTTTTGTGGACTTCGCGGTGACAACATGCAGACGCGCTTCGTCATATTCGATCGTGGCTGTATGCACCTCCGAGGCGATAGGCTAAGCGATTGATTTCTGAGGTATGTGATAATCACACGATCGAGGCCGATTACGGGATCGATCATTCGCAGCGTTGTTTGGCAAGCGGGTTGGGACACTTGATGCGAACGATTCTTATAGCTCTAAGTATTTGGCTGTTGATCAACGTCCTCTTTGTACTAGTCATGTTTCCCCCGCGCAAACCGCGGAAATCTAGCCGTCAGAGCGGCACCGCCGGTAGGCTTTCACCCGCATTAATTAAGGAGAACGCCGAACTATCAAGCGAAGAGGATGATAGCTCTTCTCTTCGCCACGTTGTCATCGCGATCGGGCTGGGCGTCTTCTTTTCGCTGACGCCGCATTTGCTTCAGGCTTACGATGCTATCAACGAGTTCGTTAACCGTCGCCGATCAAGACGAAACGCTTCGGCGACCCATCACAGCCTTGATCAGCACGCTGACGAAGTCTCCGATGTTGAGACCGGCCAGGACAAGAACCGTCGGTAGTCACCATTCGGGATGAATGTTCAATCCCATTAAGTCGTAGTCGGTCAGTGTTTCGCCGCCCGTGTCGCATTGGTGCTTTCCGGCGAATTGATCCACTTTTAGCAGTGGGCTCGGCGCGCGGCCGCCAGGAACCATGTCGGGGTAACGGTGCCGGGGGGCTCGACGGAGTCCGACTCCGCCGCGATCCAGCGCTACCTGGCGCATATGCGCCGCATTCCGTTGCCTAATGCGAGATAAGAGCAGCGAACATGACCTCAAGTTGAACCACACTACATGATCTTTAAGCGACTAATTTTGGGGCTTCAATATGAAGAGACTTCTGGGGCTTTTGCTGCTCGCCCAATCCTTCTTGCTTTCCGCCGAGGCCATGGCGCAGGGGCTTCCCGCTCCCTCATACTGGAAAAATGAACGAGGTTCGGAACTGCTTATTTGGTCCGCCAATAGCGGGACGATACAAGGGACTTTCACAAACCATGCTCAAGGGTTTGCGTGCCAGGGCATCCCGTATCCTGCAGCGGGATCCGTTAGTCCAACCGGCTTGTATTTTGTTGTTACCTTTGCCCAGTGCAATTCCTTTACCCGCTGGGTTGGAACAATTAAGGGGTCTCAGATGCCAACGTCTTGGACGCTGTTCTACGTTGATAACAAAGGCAAGCCTAGCAGGTTGAAGGGTGCGGATATATTCACGCGCGTATGGTAGTTTTCAATCTTCCTGCAAACGCAGCGACCTAAGATTTGAAGATCGCTCTCGCGACGTCTGCACTCCGAAGCGGCGTGTGACGCTGAGCCCGGCGCGCGCGGGCCCAGCGTCGCGCCGACGCGGCGGATTTCGGCCTATTCTCCGCCCTCGTAGAAGAGCTCGAGCGGCAGGTTGACCAGCACCGATCCAGTCCCGAGCAGTTGCATTCGGCGGTTCGGGTGGTAGACACTTCGCTAGGGTCCAGACTCAATTGAGCCAATATGCGACGAGAGCGGCGAGATGAACAGCGGCCAAAAAATTACGGGCGAGCTTGTCATATCGCGTGGCGATGCGCCGGAAGTCCTTGAGCCTGCAAAAGCAGCGTTCGATGACATTTCGTCCTTTGTAGGCGCGTTTGTTGAAGCGATGGATGACGACACGGTTAGATTTATTGGGGATTACGGGCTTGGCGCCACGACGAATGATTGCGCCGCGAAGCTTGTCGCCATCATACCCTTTGTCGGCGAGGAGCACGCTCATGGGTGGCGCGAGCGCCAGGACATCGGGAGCCGCAGCGATATCGGCATCTTGGCCTGGAGTCAGATGCAGGACGACCGGCCGGCAGAGCGGATCGCTCAGCGCATGGATTTTTGTCGTGCGGCCTCCGCGCGAGCGGCCGATTGCTTGATTGTGCTCCCCCCTTTTCCGCCGGAGGCAC
This genomic stretch from Bradyrhizobium daqingense harbors:
- the gmd gene encoding GDP-mannose 4,6-dehydratase, giving the protein MTVRNSKGRVALITGVTGQDGAYLAEYLLSLGYVVHGIKRRSSSFNTARVDHLYQDPHVGNVPFLMHYGDMTDSTNLIRLVQQIRPTEIYNLAAQSHVAVSFESPEYTANADAIGVLRLLEAIRILGMEKETRFYQASTSELYGLVQEIPQKETTPFYPRSPYGVAKLYGYWITVNYREAYGMFASNGILFNHESPIRGETFVTRKITRGVARIEVGLEQTLYLGNLEAKRDWGHARDYVEGMHKILQADKPDDFVLATGEMRSVREMVELSFAHVGRRIAWRGKGVEETGVDETSGKIVVKIDPTYFRPTEVDLLVGDASKAREVLGWTPKRSFAQLVEEMMTSDLAETKRDAASGKRTV
- the glmS gene encoding glutamine--fructose-6-phosphate transaminase (isomerizing), whose product is MCGIVGILGRGPVVDKLVASLRRLEYRGYDSAGLATLEGVRIERRRAEGKLRNLEEQLRYCPPSGHAGIGHTRWATHGKPTESNAHPHATENVAVVHNGIIENFRELRAELERNGAGFNSETDTEVVAHLVDSYLKNGYSPQDAVQASLPRLRGAFALAFLFKANDDLLIGACKGSPLAIGHGRGEVYLGSDAIALAPLTDTVTYLEDGDWAVLTRATCVIYGADGSIVQRETSKSGVSALLVDKANYRHFMAKEIHEQPTVAGKTLAHYLDVAAKRVALPLALPFDFNCIQRISITACGTASYAGHIAKYWFERLARLPCDVDVASEFRYREAPLRRGDLAIVISQSGETADTLAALRYAKGKGLHTISVVNVPTSTIARESESVLPTLAGPEIGVASTKAFICQLMVLGVLAVRAAKERGKLSEIDESQLVRELIEVPRLIAAALLVEPQIEKLARYIAGARTVLYLGRGTSAPLALEGALKLKEISYIHSEGYAAGELKHGPIALIDEAVPVVVIAPYDEVFEKTVSNMQEVAARGGKIILITDAKGASEAMVDTLLTIVLPAMVASFTPLVYAIPVQLLAYHTAVARGADVDQPRNLAKSVTVE
- a CDS encoding GDP-L-fucose synthase family protein, with product MRPVANAPFELRGKSVYVAGHRGMVGAALVRRLAREEVRLVTVDRREVDLCNQAAVFDWFARTRPQVIFLAAAKVGGIVANNTLRAEFIYDNIAIAANVIQAAHQNGAEKLMFLGSSCIYPKLAPQPLREDSVLTGPLEPTNEPYAIAKIAGIKMAEAYRSQYGSDFISVMPTNLYGPGDNYHPELSHVVAALIRRFHEAKVSGAKRVIVWGTGTPRREFLYVDDMADACVHLMKTYSSPEPVNIGTGEYITIADLALMVAAAVGFRGEISLDTSRPDGTPRKLLDVSRLSRLGWRATTSLTEGIQLAYRVFCAERDGRLQSDLLVLDKAACITG